Genomic window (Patescibacteria group bacterium):
GCTTTTCTTCCAAGCGTTTTTTTATAATAGGAGATAAATAAGTCATAGAATACTTAATATGGTTTAGTTAATTATTTACAGTATACCATATTAAGGAATTTGGTCAAATATTTAATGTTTTTGGGCAGAGGGGTTAGGGGTGCCTGCCCGCCTTTGGAGGGAATGCCCCGAAGCCATTTCGTTTCAGATAATTTTATAGTGTGCGTTTCTGCCCAGTCCGATTCTTTCTATCTTTTTCAATCTAAGTAAAACATTCAGTGTTTGTTTTACTGTTGTTCTGATGATTTTTGTATTATTCACGATATCACCCGTGCTCACTTCTTTTGCCTTTTCAATATATTGCCAAACAATTAGCTGTTTTTTGGACAGAATTTTTTCTATGTTTTCTTTTGATAGAAGTTCCACCGCCATTTGAGATTGCTTCAAAATAATATCTAAAAAGAAATCCAGCCAGTCAGCGATGTTCTCGTTATCTGTCCCAATAGTTTTTTGGCTGCGTCGCAAAGAGATATAATAATCTGGCTTATTGTCTTCCACCAATTTTTCATGAGAGACATAAGGAGCATACAAATATCCTGCTTTGAGTAAAAGTAGATTGGTTAGTACGCGAGATAGCCGTCCATTTCCGTCGCTAAAAGGATGAATTTTTAAAAATTCAACCAAAAAGTTGCCGATCACGAGTAATGGATGATATTTATTTTCCTCTAAAGTTTTTTGCGCCCACTCTACCAAATCGCGCATTTGACCCGGAGTAAGATATGCTGGCACGGTGTTAAAAAGAATGCCGACAGATTTTCCGGCCTTGTCTATCATGTGTACTTTATTTTCACTTTTTTTGTAATCGCCACGATGTTTTTCGTCTTTGTCCGCGTATTTTAGAAGCTCTTGATGAAAATGTTTGATTAAGTTCTCATTGAATTTTAAATTTTTCCACGAATTAAAAACATTTTCCAGCAGTTCATAATATCCTTGCGCCTCTTGTTTGTCGCGATTGGTAAATTTTTGGATGTTAATACCGCGCATTAGTTTTTCAATATCTTCATCAGATAGGCGAGAACCTTCAATACGAGTAGAAGCGCCGGTGGAAGTGATCAAAACCGAGCGTTTTAAACGTCCCAAAACCTGTGGACTTAGGCGCGCGCCAGTTATCCATCGTCCTTTTAATTCATCAATTTTTGCTATTTTAGAAACAGTAACAGAAGAAATTTGTTCAATTCGTTTGGAAAAGCTGTCTATAGGTG
Coding sequences:
- a CDS encoding Fic family protein; this translates as MAKNTKKTTEKYTPIDSFSKRIEQISSVTVSKIAKIDELKGRWITGARLSPQVLGRLKRSVLITSTGASTRIEGSRLSDEDIEKLMRGINIQKFTNRDKQEAQGYYELLENVFNSWKNLKFNENLIKHFHQELLKYADKDEKHRGDYKKSENKVHMIDKAGKSVGILFNTVPAYLTPGQMRDLVEWAQKTLEENKYHPLLVIGNFLVEFLKIHPFSDGNGRLSRVLTNLLLLKAGYLYAPYVSHEKLVEDNKPDYYISLRRSQKTIGTDNENIADWLDFFLDIILKQSQMAVELLSKENIEKILSKKQLIVWQYIEKAKEVSTGDIVNNTKIIRTTVKQTLNVLLRLKKIERIGLGRNAHYKII